In Rosa rugosa chromosome 4, drRosRugo1.1, whole genome shotgun sequence, the genomic stretch aaatccactatttatcaactttttctaacatgaccatgttatatatcaaaacgctcgtatggatgcatagatcatcgcctagataatgaaaactcgaaatatggtctgacgcgccgccacaagcggtggtcagtgggcggtcaacgcggcggtcaactccgggtcaaccacctccgatggcaaagcgaccaactacaaacttgttcaaaatgaaagggtgatcgacttccatacctggagctaagtttggtttggcctagatcgtcctagatcaagcttggaagttggattaatctcgtgcgtctgatcagattccagattgaatcagagacgtcgaaatcttcaactcgtgatctttcactccacactcaaaatcgtcgtgCAAGGCTCATATGGGTATGATCAGGGGGAgaaggacaacccaaaaccgagAGGATCGGTTGAGGTGATGCCGGAAaattggttttccggtcgggtcaccGATCGGAACTGTGGctccttcgatccagctttcggggcagcggcggagcaaagcgacaccagagggaggctCGTCGTGGGCCGGCGATCCCAGGGGAGCCCGGGTCCGGGgacggaggaggccggaggagtGAGAtggggccgggtcgggtcgagcggttcggccgcgtgggagaggagagagaacggagagtttcgggggccaaaacgcaaaaatgagaaaatttcgtccttaatgaaataattcggatttttcacctatttatagaaaaatctcaattttcaaatattcataacttattcatacgaactccgaatattgcgttccacatatgcacgagatcgtatcgacgagctctacaactttcatgaaggaagttttcccaaattccgtatgtataaaaagtcaatttccacgagcccctaaataacgttcgttttcgaaaataaaatcgttcgaactaattccacaacttttccaagcttcgtactcgctcctactatcgtgaaatcatttctaaaaatccacggaatttaatttggattttccggggtattatagtattgatatttttttaagttCAAGTACCAAAAATTATAAGGAAGAAAAATTCGGgtaccgtacggaccattttcccttTAGTTTATGTTATAATTTTGATAACAATTCAACTCtcgttctttttctctttcttatttttttaatcaaattttaCAAGCTATATATTATGGATTGTGGGAGTTTTCATAAATAGCCAGATGTCGCATCATGCTGAGTCTTAGGTGCCAAATTTTGATCTAGACAACCTTAGATCACCTCTAAAGGCCATTTCGTTTAAGATTTGCTCATGATCATGTCGAGGATTGTTGAACTTTTATGCTTGCAGTATCAAATTATGGAGTTATGGACAAGTAGTCGTGGTGACTACCCACAAATAATATCAATTCTGTCCTGTACGAGTGATTATTGCGTGTAATGAACAATTGTACCCTATGTGCATCGAAACACCgactttgaagtttgaattttACAACACAAACATAATGCGGGAACTAATTCAATATTCAAACTTGAATAATTTATAATGGGGTGAAAGTAAAACAATCCATAGTATCATGATATTACAATATCAATAATAACATAGTCAACTTAACAAATGAGGTTAGAGCTACTTAACTACAAAACGAGAAAGAAAATTAAGGATAAACAATTGAAAAATTAACCATGGTGTGGTAATGTTGGTTGAGACAGTTTAGCATTAAATTTTCATGTCTAGCGTTCGAGTCTCAATTCCCACCAATTTGTGGTCAGCATGTTTAAGAGATTTTCAGGTTCATACACAAACTTCAGTTCAAATACTGACTGAATAAGTATGTTACTAACTCGCTAATGTAATCGAGTTGGCTTGCTATCTCActccaaataattaaaaaattaattgaaagaaaaagaaaagttggCAGACAATGaaaccaaaaaaatgaaaacagacGGATGGACTCAGAGAGGCAGAGAAAGTAGCCGGCCAATACATTGCTTGATAATAAAGGGGCATTATTGGTAGTTAAAGCGTTCACGACTTATGTCCGAGTCGAATATTTAATATTTCCCGTGACAGAATAATAAGATGGGGAGGAGCATAATTACAAGGTAGCCCATCTCCCCAGAGACTGAAATTGATTGGTTTAAGAAAGCTGATCGATCAAAAAGTGAGGGGCAAAACACTTCACCTTAAACTCCAtcaatttttttcctttccttttcaaaCTTGGGTCTATTATTATTTCAGGACATGGTTTTGTTGGTGTCTACTGTCCTCTTTCTCTAATGGGTTTGCTTCTGTCTTCTTCATAACGCTCCTCAGCCCCACCTTACTGGCAAAAGGTTAATCAAAGAGAAGAAGGTTCCTTAAAGCTGAAGCCTTTGTGAATGAAGATGGGTCTGAGCAGACCTCACAAGGTCGGCAATGGAGTCTCCACCAGATGGGTTTCTCTGTTTTGCATTGCCAGTTTCTTCTTGGGTGTTCTTGTTGTCAACAGGTGCTTTCCTCTTTTCGAGATTCAGCTTCTAGATTTGCTTAGTGGGACTTGTAAATCTTTAGTCTTTATGTTGTTTTGATGCAAATGAGGTTTCTCTGGTTTCTGGATTTAAAAGTCTCTGTTTTTGGAACCCATCATGCTCAAGATTCCCACTTTTGCTAatcatttttagtaatttttggGTTTTCGTAAGTGTCCAATTTAGGTGCAAGTATTTGTCTTAATCTTAGTACTTGAACTGGCAAATGCAGATAAGTCTTTTGCTGATAGATGTGAGTAGACTATAAGTCTTTAAGGAGAGTATACATGATATATGAGTTTTAGGTGTGGAATGTAGTAGATTTGGTGATGTTTAGCTCTGGAATCCGAGAGGTTGAGTGACACATTGAGTTTATGAATTCGGAAATGCAAACAACTCTCTTACCTTCATGTGATTTAAGTCAGATTTGGGTTTCGGTACTGATTTGCTTGGGAGGTTGATTTTGTAACTCAGCCGAAATTTTGGAGCTTGATGATTAATTTCAAGTTCAAGACCAAGCACCGGCAAATGGTTTGCGAAAGGCAAGTTATTCAGATTGGTTAATAAACGAATGGTGACCATTTTTGAGAGAGTTCGGTGGTGCTTGAAATTGACCTCCAGAATGTTAAATGGGAACAGGCTGACTATATCCTAATTCCAACCAGATGGAGTCTATTTTCGAGTCTGTATTGTTGGATGCAAATTCAAATTCACTTTGTGTCCAAGCTTTATGTTCCTTCTAGAAACCCAGCCTACTTTTAATAGGAATATTTATGACGGAAGTTAATTCCGAAGTAAAATAAGTTTCAGTACAATCACATTGTACTGGATCTTGTCAAAAATAGAGTTCATCATATAGGAAATAAGGCTGGGAGATACGATGTGCCTTGCATCATGTTCATATCTTTGAATAATGTATGTACAATGTGCCTTGAATTTGCATGACCAGAGGTTGTAGTGGTCATCTATTCCACCAATGAAATGAGACATGTGACTGTATTTCTCTGCTCCATACCGTTCTTTTCCTTTATGAACTTCAAGTGGTTCATGTTTGTCTTGCAGGTTTTGGGCTGCCATCGATGCagatgaaattgatgaagaggCTTCATCACTGGAGAAACATCAATCAAGATCTCTTCACCCCGTTGTAAACTGTGAGAAGAAGGCAAGTTATAAGATCCTATAGTCATTAGCTCCATTTCTTTCGTAACACACTTTAATAATATCTATGCAATTGCAGGAAGACACTGACGAGGCAGGCGACATCTTTTCTCAAGTCTCGCAAACACATGATGTGATCAGGTAGATTCTGATTTTCTACTATTATATTTTAGAAATATTTTTTAGAGCTCAAAGtcattttctatatatatatgagttaaTTTCTTTGTGTGCTATTGTAACTGCTTCATATGTAACATTCATGTTGGAACTCTTAGGAAGCTAGACAAGACAATATCCTCATTAGAGGTGCAGCTAGCAGCAGCTAGAGCGTCCAAATCTGACAATGATGAAGGATCTCCAGTGGTTACAAAAACAGGAAGCGAATCATTCAAGGAGCGCCAAAAGGTTTTCTTTGTCATGGGAATCATGACTGCCTTCAGCAGCAGAAAGCGAAGGGACTCAATCAGGGAAACATGGATGCCTGGAGGtttgaatttaaaaacttaaTAACTGTTCTCTGGCATTAAAATTAGTAGCTGCTATAATAAATTATCTGTTGCATTTCCCTAGGTGACGAGTTAAAGAAGTTAGAGACAGAGAAGGGAATTATAATGCGGTTTGTTATTGGACACAGGTAGGCTAACTCTTGTTGCAAGTGGCTGGCTTTTTACTGCTTGCTTCAGAATGATAATTTTGCAAAACATAATggttcaatttttcttttttgatccTCAGTGCATCCTCTGGTGGTGTTTTGGATCGTGCCATTGATGCAGAAGATGAGAAACATAAGGATTTTTTCCGACTGGTAAGTTACTGAGTGCTGAGTACCAAGGTAGCCTGTTATGTTAGTCAGTAGTTTGGAGACTCATGCAAGGTGTGGTGCATGCAGATATATATTCTTGGGTACCAAATAAAGGAACAAAATTCTTAAATCCTTTGGTGGGCTTGTTCTAGTTGTTTAAGTTTTTCATATTCTCCTTTGGTTCAAAACTGAAATACTTTGTTTAACCTTATGCCCTGTTACCATTGTATGTCTGCAGAACCATATAGAGGGATACCACGAATTGTCCTCAAAAACCCAAACATATTTTACAGCAGCTGTCAGCAAGTGGGATGCTGACTTTTATATTAAAGTTGATGATGATGTGCACATAAATCTTGGTAAGTGTATATAAATTCTTTCTGCTTTCAAAACTGGATGGGGGAACAACTTGGATTTGAATTCAGGGACACTAAGTTCAATTTAACATTTCACAGGTATGGTTGGTTCTACTTTGGCCCGCCATAGATCAAAGCCTCGTACGTATATTGGATGCATGAAGTCTGGACCTGTCCTGGCACATCAGTAAGCAACTGAACATTGGGCATCCTTCTGATTATTATTAATGCGCATCGATCATGATATATATACCTTTGCTTTAGGGGGGTCAAGTACCATGAACCAGAATATTGGAAATTTGGAGAGGAGGGAAATAAATATTTCCGACATGCAACAGGTCAAATATATGCAATTTCCAAAGATTTGGCAACCTACATTTCAGTGCATAGGTAAATCCTTTTGTGGAGCATCATTTTTCTTAGGATATATAACTAGAATATGTTATTAATCGAGTTCTTGTTTCCTCCAGGCACATACTTCACAGATATGCAAATGAAGATGTTTCTCTGGGTTCTTGGTTTATTGGTCTTGATGTTCAGCACATCGACGAGCGAAGCCTTTGCTGTGGGACTCCTCCAGGTAAGTTATTATAaatgtgattttggtttttACACGTGTAAATGTTAGTTGATTCAAAGATTGATGATTTTCATGATCTGTGTTAATCAATGAAGAGTTACATTAATAATAAGCTTACTCTACTTTTAAAACTCATCTGATCACGACATCACGTGCTGAAAATTGTAGCAACTGTGGCAAGCTTAAACATGTAATCTGTAGTTCATACTTCCAATTAGAAGAAGTATTAGCAAGCTTAAAAATGTAAATCTTTAGTTCATGCTTGTAACTAGAACAGGTACTTTTCGAGCTTTTTTTCATTACACGAAATCTGTATCTCTGTCTTAGATTGCGAGTGGAAAGCTCAAGCCGGGAACCCTTGTGCTGCATCATTCGATTGGAGCTGCAGTGGCATATGCAAATCGGTGGAGAGAATGGAGGAGGTGCACCAGAGATGCGGAGAGGGTGACGATGCGATTTGGCACACCAGTTTCTAAAACTAGCTTCTGCTCGCTTCGAGTATTGTAATGTAAATGTGTATGCATTAACAGAAAAATTGGATGAACGAACCATCTGCCCCATTTTTGCTCATTCATGCCCGGGACAGTTTGGCATATGATTAATTTAATCCATTTCACATATGCAAATCTTTAGTCAGCAAATCTGGAGGGAATCCATAATTTCTTTTCTGAGTTTGATACTCTTCACTACTTGTAACACCAACAGTAACACTAACACAAGCTTGGATGTGAAACATGTGCTGCATGTGCGCGTTCATTAGAATTAGAAGCAAAAAAGTTTTTAGACCTTTTCAAGTTTCCACTTTCCAGTACATTTCCACTCTGGCCTGGAGCCTCTACTATGCGACCAATCAAGCAGCCAATTTGGTATGAAATTCAAACCTACGCGTGTTAAGCACCTGATGTTCCATTCTGGCATGTGTATCACTCTTTAATACTGATATTTGCTTTCAACTCCCACTCCGACACGTTTTGAGGCTCTACCCGCACAATACCCAAAAGGCCAAAAGCGTTATGAATCGATCATTCTTCTGTTTACGCAGCCATTTATAAAGTTGCGTCCCAAAAATGATCGAGCATTTGAAATTGACATATACCATAAATCTTCAATAGTTGAAGTAAGCCATGACAGTTGAAATGTGAGGACCATATCGATGTTAGGCCAAGGACGGTGTGTCGACGAAACTAATTGCTAATTGTAATCTAGACACGATGAAGTAGCACATCAGATGGGATTTTCCCATAAATCATACAGTGTAAAATTCAAGTAttggaagaaagaaaaaatccaaCTGGGCAATATTCCTTATTGAAGAAAATCCAAGCATGCAAGTGCAACTGAGCTATCAGTCCTGGACCTACTCACCTAATCACCGTCAGTTTGGTATCTTTCTCAAGCACACAATTGATAGAATCTATACAGAACGTCAATTTCTCATAGTGTGAAATTGCAAGGCTTCACATTATGGTGTGGATCATCAGCTAGCTTGTGGGCCAACTATGATCGAGAGACTTAAGTAGTTAAGTTGGTTTAATGCGTTAATGGCCGGAATATGTTCTTTGTTTCTCACTTGTGAAGAATTTTCCGACAACTTTTAGAGTCTATTGAATAAGTTTAATATATATTATTGATTTATTTCCTGACGGTTGAGTTTTGAATCCACATAACATAGTCGGTTTCAAAAATATGAACGTCCACCCGTATGCACGTCCGAAAATCAGAAGTGGGAAAAAGATGTTGCGCTTGTTGGTTGAGGAAGCTCCGGTTTCTCTTGCTTTTGCTTGAGTTGAAGAGGTCGCAAAGAAAACAGTATATTCAATATACCATTTAGTTCTCTTCAGGTTtactaattcttttttttttttttctaaataaaaTGTTATTTTTTACGGTCCCTTAAAAGCGGGCAATCATTATAATGTTTGATGACCTACATAAATGATGACTTTTACGACTCAAAAAACATAATGAGTTGGTCTTGATATTCCTGAAGTTACACAAGAAACGTTTTAATTATAATGAGTGGGAGTAGAAAAACTTGTGTGTGTGTAAAGCGTGAAAGTGAAGCTTTGGGTATATAAGGTTCTAAATAAGGGCTATTTTTTACGGTCCCTTAAAAGCGAGCGATCATTGTAATGTTTGCTAACCTACATAAATGATGACTTTTACGACTCAAAAAATATAATGAGTTAGTCTTGATATTCCTCAAGTTACACAAGAAACGTTTTAATTATAATAAGTGGGAGTAGAAAAACTTGTGCGTGTGTAAAGCGTGAAAGTGAGGCTTTGGGTATATAAGGCTTGTCTATTCTTAAAAAATAACGATCAAGTGGGTGAAGCAGCTATATATGCGAGTGGAAGATCAGAAAGGTGATTCAGTATACACATGAAGTCTTGGACTGCAATCTCTTTGCCATTTAAAATAAGTTGCACGACGAAAACATGGAGTAGGCGATATCGATATCATATAGGGTCGGTTCAGCATGAAGTTGCATTATTGTGTCCGTAACCAATATTTATGGAAGTTATTTGTAAGCAAAATGTTTTGAAAACTATGTTCACATCACTTTCCACACGCTCTCGCAAGTCCTTGGTTTGCGGTAGAGTTTGACATTTTGGTTGAAAATGTTTTGGTTTGTTATTAGCTTAATTTCTTTGAAGcaatttattgaaatttttgACTGGTCTCTTTGTTTCTCAACATACTTTTCAGTTCATATGTTTTTTCAAGTTTTTGGTTTGCATTAAATTTTTGTAGATGAATGTGTTTTTGAgccaataaaatgaagaaacaacTTGCTTGTTTGGTCAACGGTTATAGTCCTAGTTTCTCTCAAGCATTTTGTTGAACATGCATGTTATGCGAGTTAACTTTTTATTTCACCTCACTCCCGTCTTTATATGTTGACAAGTCGAACAAACCAGTAGCAGAACTTGAAAGTTATTTTTGGAGGGACCgaaaaataatataattattattttaaaaaataaataaataatatcttTGCTGTTTTTCTAGGAATGTACGTGCATATTAAAATTTGTATTAatgttttcttttgaaaaatttCTTTCTCCAAAACACTAATAATTAGTAATTCGATGCAATAATgagaaattaattaatatatttccttcacaaaacatagaaaGCAGGGCAAATGGGGGCTGTAACTcaattattttcaattttttaaaataatCCTCAGCCAATCATAGTCAGCCACGTCAGATTTGATATgagtttggggggggggggggggggggcagggCCGCTTCCGGCCCCAATAATGTTTCGTCACTGGAACAAACACTTTGTACCGACACCCTTAAAAAATAAACATATAAACGAGTAAGTTTTAGATGATTAGGCATATCTATACTAATATTAAGAGAAGAAAACTTGCTCtccaaaattgaatttttttaccaatttaacctttatatattaaaaaactatgaaatataattaatcaataaggataatatgataaattgtaaaatagaaaaaaaaaaattaaaaaagtagaaaatgtggtagttgtaTGAGAAGTTTTTCCACTacctttaacttctctccacaTACATATATAGTGGGTGTAACCTGCTAGTATAAAATTAAGAGAATGATTGTCTTTGCTTGTCCCGTATTTACCGGCTATTGCAAACTTGGATATGATCATTGGCGGACCTAGTAAGAGACTATTGGGGGTTTATGCGCCCAGTGAATTTTTTTCTTGGTGTAAGTTAGTTGTGATATATACTGGATAGCCAACTCATTTATAATATCGATTACTAATTAAGCCCCCACAGAGGCATATACAAGCTTATTTTGGCCCACTACAACAATAAAACAAAGTTGATATTGGAAAAGTTACAACAATCTTGAAATGTATTTTCAATTAGCCTCTTTTTATTTGGTTCAATTTCCTCATAAACCTATAAcctagaaagaagaaaaaaattgttcaCACCCCTACATAGATAAAATCCTGAGTCCGCTACTGGATATGATAGTACCACGTTATTGTGTCGACGCAATGTTGGGGATATGATTCTTTTGCTAGATTCAAACATGTTACTCTGACTAGACTAGGTCTAGGTGTGAAATACAACTTAAAAAAACAGTGAATAAAAATGACCATAAAAGAAGGAAGGGTCAGGTCAAATAGTTTGGCAATTCAAAAGGTTGGAAGAGGAAAATTTTGGGGGCAGCGAGACCAATGCATATATGGAATTCAATCAAATTATTCATAAgaatttcagaccaaaaaatgTTGAAAGCTTCATCAAGTTGACCATCTGAACTAGTTATGCAAATTCGACTCGACCTATATTCTATAGTCAGAAAGAAGCAACAGAGTTAAGCGCGTGAATTGGATCAATTCAAGTGAGTCAAATGCTGGAATTAGGGTTTTATTAGCTAAGCAAATGAATGCTGCATTATTTTATAGATCCCACTAGCTTAGTATATGTTATAattctaatttttgttttctgggaTGAATATTAAACTAGCTTCATTCTATCTACCTCAAATGATTAGGGTTTCCTTCACCAAAGAGATCTGTTAGGGTTCCATGTTTTGTCGGTGGTTCACCTCATAAGCTTAGCAATGAAAGTGGTTGCGTGTTTGTTTTGGCAACTTTGCACTTGTTAAATATAGGGAGAGAGCGTTTTTCACTTTTGAGTTTCTAATTCACAAGCTTTATTTTGATGCGATGATTGTTTTATATTTGAAATTACGTTCTTCTAAATTTCAACACGATAGTTTTTCAATATTAGGATGTATTaaaattttataattaattaagtaattaattgTTTAGGTATCGATGTGATGTTGGTgtctagtttagtttagaggtGATAACTATGAACAACTTGGTCCATGAGTTTGGTAGGAAAGTAGATCAACTTGGTCTTTGTAGGGCTCCGGTGGCGAAGGCACACCTTATCACCGATGGCATTGTGCTCTAGTATAGGACCATTTGAAATTTCTTCAAGATATAATGCCGGTTTAGCTTCCAACTTTTCtgattcattgtttttttttttaatcaaaagaggtcagcccgttcattaagttcagcaagtagtacaaaaatgaaacacctctatggggtcgacagaaaaaATCGTTCCTCAGAGCATCCTAACAAGCTATCCTAAAAAGCATCAGGACCCACCATACTCCCAGTACACCAACCTTTAAAAAAATATTCTAACAAAAGCGAATTTTTGATTCATTATTTGATTTACTTCTTACATTGACTAattttttactattttttgtGGAAATAGTTGTAATACCTTTTGTTTGTCCCTATGTTGTAATCCAAGGCTTgaaggcagccgcaccagctctttattcaaaaaaaataaaattaatatatatgaaAAACTACAAATTTATGACCATTCTTTAGAGGCAcgtcaggaaaaaaaaaaaaccacaaccaAGAATAAGTAATGAGTCAAATGCAAATGGTGCAAGTACTTTAGAACATATTCTATAAGTAATTACTATGAGAGTATGAGTATAGTAATGTAGTTTTGTTCATTAAGAAATCCAAACGGggagcaaaagaaaagaaaatagaaataaacAAATTAGCAATGTTTTCTCTTAGCCAACACAAATAATtagaaagtgaaaaaaaaaaaaaaaaaaaaacacatagaaaTCCAAGTCAAGGGAACGTGAAAAACGAGAACGCGGCTACCCACAGACCATAATAGAGAGCCAATCCATGGTATATATAGAAGGGAAGAAGAGCGGCACCAATGAATCAAGTAAGGCATCGTCGTCAATCACACAACCCCAAAACCCTCTCAAACCACACAGACACAGACACAGACACAGACACAGACACATTCCATTTCACTCTCCCAGTGAGAGAGAATTTTTACCAGAACCAACCTCGTCGTCAAATCAACTAGCAACTAGCTAGGTTCCATTTTGTTTTTGGCAATTGCCCAAACAaacaataacaaaagaaaacaaagctctCTGGTTGGGCCTAACTGACCCTTCTCTCTCAGACCTGCAAATCCCAACAAGCGTCTCTCTACCGCTTATCTTCGCAAATCTTATCCACACCTctctgtcttcttcttcatcatcatcatcatcttctctgCTGCACAAGAAAACCATATCTAAATCTCTTCTCCTCTCCCTTATTAAATTTATTTCCTTTCCTCTTCATACCCTTGTTGGGTCTTTTAGCCCTGTTGGAGTTTTGGTTATCCCTTTATCTAGCTATCTCTCTCTGACACCCTCGAGTAATCGCCGTGCTTAACGCATACCTCTATTCGATTCAGTCGAGGGTTTTTCTTTTCTACTCTACCTTATCAGTTCCTATCAGTTTTCGGAAAATTTGTACTCTCCTAGAAAAA encodes the following:
- the LOC133706672 gene encoding beta-1,6-galactosyltransferase GALT31A, encoding MKMGLSRPHKVGNGVSTRWVSLFCIASFFLGVLVVNRFWAAIDADEIDEEASSLEKHQSRSLHPVVNCEKKANTDEAGDIFSQVSQTHDVIRKLDKTISSLEVQLAAARASKSDNDEGSPVVTKTGSESFKERQKVFFVMGIMTAFSSRKRRDSIRETWMPGGDELKKLETEKGIIMRFVIGHSASSGGVLDRAIDAEDEKHKDFFRLNHIEGYHELSSKTQTYFTAAVSKWDADFYIKVDDDVHINLGMVGSTLARHRSKPRTYIGCMKSGPVLAHQGVKYHEPEYWKFGEEGNKYFRHATGQIYAISKDLATYISVHRHILHRYANEDVSLGSWFIGLDVQHIDERSLCCGTPPDCEWKAQAGNPCAASFDWSCSGICKSVERMEEVHQRCGEGDDAIWHTSF